The DNA segment AGGTGGTAAAAATGCCGATGGACTAGATGCCGCAATCGAAAAAGCTAAAGCTTTTGTAACCGAGAAGTTAAGTTAGCGAAAAACTATAGACTTCCTGCTATATAAAATTTTATATGGCGGGAAGTCCTTTCGCTCCAGATAGTTATTAGCTGTTGGCTAATTCATTATATCCAGCACAATAGGTTTCAGTCCGCTGAAAAAGAACTCCACGGCAATTACCATCAAAATAAGGCCCATCAAACGCATCATTACATTATTACCCGTTTCGCCCAGAAACTTGATAATACGCGAACCACTATAATAGATTAGGTAGGTTACCCCCATTATCAATATTATAGTAAATATAAGTACCGCCTTAAGTGTGGGGGTAGTGGCATCTTCCATTAAAACAATGGCATTGGTAATGGCACCGGGGCCACAAATCATAGGAATGGCCAAAGGGGTAATGGAGATATCAGCTACATAGGCTTTAATTTCGGAATCTTTTATTTTTACTCTTCCCAAACGAGCCTGAAGCATATCCATCCCCATTATAAAAAATATAACGCCTCCCACAATACGGAAACTATTAACCGAGATACCAAAAAACTTAAACAACAACTGCCCTGTAAAAGCAAATATAATAATTACTACAAAAGCAACCAGCACCGCCTTTTTAGCAGTTTTTACCCTATCTTTTTGATCCAGCTCTGCCGTCATGGTCATAAAAACAGGCATCGAACTCAAGGGATTAATCAGGGTAAAAAATGAGGCAAAAGCTAAAAGCCCAAAGCTAAATAATTCGTTCATGGCTTAATAAAGTTAATACACCGTGAAGAAAGTTCAGAAATAACATTCGTACAATGATATTTATGGTATTTTTTATTTCACGGTAAAAATTACCGAATTCTTCTTTAAATTTTCGCTATTTTGCAACAAGAACTCATCATGAAAGACCCTTAATAAACGCTTCATATGGATTTATTTATACTCAAGCAGATATTAATCATCTTTGCCTTATCCACCCTGGTAAACTTTATATTTACCAAAATAAAAATACCTACTATCGTTGGTTATTTACTAACCGGAATCCTCGCCGGCCCTCATCTGTTAGCATTGATAAGCGCCAAGCACGAAATTGAGCTATTGGCCGAAATTGGAGTTATCTTATTACTTTTCACCATTGGCCTGGAGTTTTCGTTAACCCATTTACTAAAAATAAGAAAACTGGTTTTTTTTGGCGGTTTACTGCAAGTATCGTTGACCGTAGGTGTTTTTTATGTTGCATCCAATTTTTACGATCTAAGCTGGCAATCAGGATTGTTTATCGGTTTTTTATCGGCTTTAAGCAGCTCGGCAATTGTCCTTAAACTATTGCAGGAACGATCGGAACTTACCTCAAACTATGGACGAACAACCTTGGGCATCCTTATCTTCCAAGATATTTTATTAGTTCCGCTTTTACTATTTGCCAATTTAATGGGCGGCGATAATGTAGATATTACCCGCGAGATTTTAATTCTTTCGCTAAAAACTGCTTTTATTATCGGCTTTGTTTATGTTGGCAGCAAATGGCTACTGCCCATGCTGTTGCATATGATTGCAAAAACCAGAAACCAGGAGCTTTTTATGATGAGTATCCTTCTCATCTGCCTTACCATTGCCTTGCTCACCTACCAATTAGGCATGTCGCTGGCATTTGGCGCTTTTTTGGCGGGCTTAATGATATCTAACTCGCAGTACAGTCACAGCGCGTTTTCTAACATTGTATTGTTTAAGGATACTTTTACCAGTTTTTTCTTTGTATCAATAGGTATGCTGCTCGATTTAAACTTTGTAATTGACAACTATCAGCTGGTTATTATTAGCGTAGTGCTGGTTATTGTTGTTAAATCCGTAATTGCAGGCGGAACCGGTTTTATTATGGGCCATACCTTCAGAGGGACGATAGTGGTTGGTTTGGCACTAAGCCAGGTAGGAGAGTTTTCATTTATCCTGGCCAAAATTGGCCAGAGCAATGCTATCATCAGCGATTTCTACTATCAGTTGTTTCTGGCAGTTGCGGTAATAACAATGGCATTAACCCCTTTTTTGATGCGTTATTCGCTACCTTTTGCTAATCTTTTAATGAAACTGCCACTCCCTAAAATTCTTATCAACGGTATTTTTCCCTTAAAAGAAGTGGATATCCCGGACATAAAAAGTCACCTTGTAATTATTGGAACCGATAAAAGTGCCCTGTCACTCTCGTTAATGGCCAAACTAAATAATCTGCAGCAAGTTTCTATTGTTTTTGACCCCATGGTGGCCAAGGAAAAATTGCGGGGCGGCGACCTTACCGTATATGGTGATGCCGTAAATGAACCGATATTGTTAAAAGCCCACGTGGAAACAGCCGACATTGTGATTGTTTCCATAGGCAACCTCATACCCACTATGACCATCGTAGAGAAGGTAAGGCGGATAAATCCAAATGCTTATATCATTGTTAAGGCCAAAAATATCGATAACCTGGAACAACTGTACCAATTGGGTGCAGATCAAATTTTACCCGAAAAACTGGAAATTGCCATTGATTTGTTTACCAGAATATTGGTTAAAAAATCATATCCTCAAAGAGAAGTAAGTCGCATACTAACCCATATCCGACATTTAAATTTGGGCAAATTTTCGGAGAAAGACATCATTAATCCGCCTACGGTGTTTTATGAGCTGCGCAACATGAGTATTTCGGCCATAAAAATAGAACCCGATTCGGAAGCAGACAGAAAAACCCTGCTCGAAACCCAATTGCGAAGCAAAACAGGCGTTACCCTGGTAGCCATAAAAAGAGACACCACCATCATTGAACATCCTGAACCTGATATTGTATTCAAAGCCAACGATATTGTGTATGTACTAGGTAAACCAGAGCAGGTAAACTTAGCTTATGATTTATTTAGCAATCCAACCTAGGGATGAAAAATAAAAAGGTAGCAGCCTTTGGTACAAGCTTATTGGGGTATATGTTTTATAATCTGATACCCACACCTCAGTATCCTTAAAAGCTTATTCGTGAAGAAACACTGTTTTTGGTTAAAACTCTATGATTTAATCCTCCTTTCTACACCATGGTTCATTGTTGAACTTTTGGCTATTTTGCCGGACATATCAATCAACTTATAGTAGTACAAGATCCTACCATTAGGCTCATTTCAACTATTCATTTCAACTATTCACTTCATTATTTTCGTTTAGATAACCACAGGCCCAGGGGGTTGAGCAAAAGGTTAATAGAGATAACAGCCACTACACCAATCAATGTTTCCCAATAGTACCCCCCGGCGGCAACACTACCGATTGCCGCACTGCACCATACGGTAGCTGCAGTAGTGAGTCCACGCACATTACTTCCTTCTTTAAATATAATACCGGCACCTAAAAATCCGATTCCCGTAACCACCTGACCAATGATGCGCGTCGAGTCCCCGCCATACTGGGTTAAATTTATGCTTAATAAAACAAATAATGCCGCACCTGTTGCCACCAATGTGTTGGTGCGTAATCCGGCAGATTTATGCTGCCATTGCCGTTCAAAACCAATAATCAATCCGGCGCCCATAGCAGCTAAAAGTCGTAATATAAAATCCGTTGTTGTCATAGCTTTTTAGAATATAATAACAAGATAAGTTATTTTTTAAATAGATAGTTTAAAAAAATTTATTGACAACTTTTAATTTATTGTGCTATTAGAAAGATACGACTGTTTATTTTATACACAGACAATATTGGATAGCACAATATTAAGTAGATTGTTTCTAAATTAAGCTTCGACACGGCTTTGTTAATTTTTGTAAACAATTGCAAATAAAGGATTTGCGCATCCCGAATGCTTAATTGTATTTTTGGTTTCCTTTTCACCATTGTAGGAATGTAGGAATAGAATACCCAATTACTTAAATTTGAATCGTAAAAGTTGGTAAATCTATAAACAAAAGGGTAATGAGTGCTGAAAATAAACCAAAGAACTCCAGAAGATACTTTCTCCAGAAACTGGGCGTTGTGAGTGCAGGTGCCGTTTCATCAGCGGGCATGCTGACCGGATGCTCATCAAACGATACGAGCGGAACAGGGGAAAAAGTTAAATTGTTGGATGCCAACAACCAGCTGGTAGAGGTGGACAAGAGCCAGTTGAAGACTGCCACCAAGGATACCGATCAATCCTACTTGCTGAGCAGAGGACGTATAGGTATGCCCAACCGAAAATTTGTGATGGTTATTGATTTGGGTAAATGTAAAAATGCCCGCAAGTGCATGACCGCCTGCCAGGCTGCGCACCAGCTAAAGCCCGAGCAACACCACATCAACGTGTTACAGATGGACGATCCGGTTAACGGTTCTACTTATTTTATGCCCAAGCTCTGCCAGCATTGTGATAATCCACCCTGCGTGACGGTATGCCCCGTTGACGCCACTTTTAAGCGTTCCGATGGTATTGTGCTCATCGATAACGAGCGCTGTATCGGCTGCCGTTTCTGCATCGCCGCCTGTCCGTATTCGGCACGTACCTTTAACTGGACAGAGCCCAGGGATGCAGAAGAATATAAGGATGTGGAATATGACATGGAAAAGAATGTGCCCCAGAAGAAGGGTACCGTTACCAAGTGTGCTTTTAGTGCCGACCGGGTGCGCGAGGGTAAGTTACCCTATTGTGTTTCGGCCTGTCCCAACGGGGTGTATTATTTTGGCGATTCGGTTGAGGATTTAGTAACCAATGGCACTACCCATGAAACGGTTCGCCTAAGTGCCTTGCTCAAAGACAATGCTGCTTATACCTTGATGCCGGAATTGGGAACCATGCCACGGGTCTATTATCTACCGCCATCAGTCAGCAAAACGTAAATAGAGGCTATAAGAAAGCGCAACAATTCTTTTTTCAAAACCCTCTAACTCCCTAAAGGGAGAATTTGAACTCCCCGGGGAGTGTTAATTCCCCTTTAGGGGTTAGGGGTAATCACGAAGAAGTATTAATAAAACAGAGGGTTTTCTTAGATGAACTAAATATATACCAAGACAATAGTTATGGATCTGTTAAAATCAAAAACGCCGGCTGTTATCAATGAGGAGTTGCTGGCCAATGTAAACTGGAGCACGCCTTCAAAAATATGGCTCGGATCGTTATTTGCCATCCTCGCCGCCTGCTTGTTTTATTATTACCTGCAACTCCGCGATGGTTTAGGGGTCACCGGTCTAAGTGATTTTGTTTCGTGGGGTATATACATCTCAAACTTTGTATTTTTTGTAGCCGCCAGCCTCATCGGCATGCTCATCAGTTCGGTTATGGGCTTGCTGGGCGTTAAATGGATCAAACCCATTGCACGTATCTCCGAAATCATTGCCGTGGCATTTGCCATGGTGGCCGGACTGGTAATTATTACAGATATGGGCCGGCCCGACAGGCTGCATCATGTTTTTATGTATGGCCGCATACAATCGCCTATTGTTTGGGATATTGCCGTGGTAATGACTTATGTAACCCTAAGCCTCTTGCTGCTCTATTTGCCCCTTATCCCGGATATGAATTTATGCGAAAAAAACACATCAGGTCTTCCCCGCATACAACGCAAACTGTACAAAATACTCTCTTTGGGCTGGGCCGATAAACCGGAACAATTCAAACTGGTAAAAAAATATATGCGCCTGCTCATGGTGCTCATCATTCCGGTTGCCCTTGCCATACATACCGTTACCTCATGGCTTTTTGCCATGACGCTGAGGGCGGGATGGGATTCGCCAATTTTTGGACCGTACTTTGTTTCCGGGGCTTTTGTAGCCGGTTGCGCCGCCGTAATTATCGCCATGTACTTTTATCAAAAAAGCTTTAAACTACACCATTATATTACCGATGTACACTTTGACAAGATGGGTAAGTTATTAGTACTGGTATCGTTGGTGTATGTGTATTTTAACATTAACGAGGTAATTGTTCCGGCCTATAAATTTAAAGGTGGTGATGCCGAACATCTTAAAAGTATGCTTTATGGACACGACGCGCTGTTATATTGGATTGTGCAGGTCGGAGGCTTGATTATCCCGTTTGTATTATTGCTCTTGCCGGCAATGCGAAAGCCCCTCCCGGCAACCATTATCTCGGTGGCAGTACTGGCCGGGGCATGGTTCAAACGATACCTGATAGTGGTTCCGGTTCAGCAGCACCCCTATTTCCCTATCCAGAACGTGCCCGAAAAATTTATGCACTACTCCCCTACCATGCCCGAAATAGCCATTACGGTAGGTTCTTTTGTACTGGTACTCATCATCATGACCCTTTTGTCGAAACTATTTCCCGTGGTACCGATCTGGGAAATGAAAGAAGAAATTGAACAGGAAAGCGGTAGTAAGCTATCAAATAATTAGGTCGTAAAAGAGCAGGATTGCAATACATCCAGAGTAGATGGAGTAGGTAAAATATAAAACGTATGAAAAAAAGTAAAAACATCATCATCATCACCCTGGCAACGATTCTGTTGCCTTGTATGGTTGTAAAGGCGCAGGAAGCCTGGGTAGTTCCCGATGCTGCCAAAGAGGAGGTGAGCATCTTTACTTTCGACGAGGAGTTTGCCCGGGCGGGCGAGGTGATTTACAATAATGCCTGTACCTCGTGCCATGGCGATCCCACGCAAGGTAATTTTACGCCCATGGCACCCCCACCCGGAGATGTGGCAAGCGAAATATTTCAGAATCAACCCGACGGAGCATTGTTTCATAAAATAGCGATAGGCCGAGGATCCATGCCGGGCTTTGGAGATGCCCTTTCTACCGAAGAGATATGGAGCCTAGTGGCTTATATCAGAAGTTTTAACGAAGATTACAAACAACCCGTACCCGACCTCGAAGGAATTGAGATACCCGTGTTGACCCTTAAACTGAGTTTTGACGATAATGTGGATAAGCTGGTGGTGAAAGTATTTAACGATGAGGGGGAGGGCGTCCCCGGCGCTTCCGTATCGGCTTTTGTAAAAGGATTATTCGGTAATATGCTACTAGGGAAGGTACAAACCAACCAACTGGGCATATCGTACTTTGATGTGGACTACAAACTGCCCGGCGATAGCGAAGGGAACATCGAAATGCTCGTAAAAGCATCTAAAGGTTATGGCTCAATTAAGAAAGTGCAGAAGCTAAATATTACGGAACCTAACGTGGCCGAAAGTCTTATTGCAGGGCGCAACCTGTGGAGCACGGCCAAAAAAACACCGATATGGCTGATTGCCATCTTCACCATAAGTCTCATCAGTATCTGGGGTGCCATAGCCTATGTAGTGCTCGGTTTAAGGAAAATTAAGAAATTAAAATGATATGGAACTGAACAGAAGAAATTTCATAAAAAGCTCTGCAGCAGTAGCTGCAGCAACTGCGGCCGGCCTCACCATTCCTCAGTCCATTCAGGCAGCAGCCAATGAGGGCGAAAACCAATGGAAATGGGATAAAGGGGTATGCCGGTTCTGCGGCACCGGTTGCGGCATTATGGTAGCCACCAGAAACGATAGGATAGTGGCCGTGAAAGGCGATCCTCTGGCACCCGTAAACCGCGGCTTAAACTGTATTAAAGGCTATTTTAACGCTAAAATAATGTATGGCGCCGACCGCCTTAAAAAGCCATTGTTAAGGGTAGATGAGCAGGGTAATTTTAGTAAGGCAGGTAAGTTTAAGCCCGTCAGTTGGCAGCGTGCCTTCGACGAAATGGAAAAGCACATGAAAAAGGCGCTCAAGGAATTGGGTCCCACCGGAATAGCTGTTTTCAGTTCCGGACAGCATACCATTATGGAAGGCTATGCGGCCAGTAAGTTTATGAAAGCCGGGTTCCGCTCCAATAATATCGACCCCAATGCCCGTCATTGCATGGCATCGGCCGTGGTGGGTTTTATGCAAACCTTTGGTATCGATGAGCCATCGGGCAATTACGACGATATTGAGCTTACCGATACCATTGTTACCTGGGGAGCCAACATGGCAGAGATGCACCCCATACTCTGGTCGCGGGCAACAGACCGGAAGCTGAGTGCCCCCAACAGGGTAAAGGTGGTCAATCTTTCTACCTACAGTAACCGCACATCCGATGTGGCCGATACGGAGATTATCTTCAAGCCAAATACCGACCTGGCCATCTGGAACTACATCGCTCACGAAATCGTTTTTAACCATCCCGAAGCCATCGATTGGGAATTTGTGAACAAATATACCGAGTTTGTTACCGGGGTGGTGGATATAGGCTACGGCATGAGAACAGCTGAGCATGAAAAATTTACCGATAAAGAAAAAGAGACAGTACGCATTGAGTCATCCAAGGTGTTAACAAAAGATGAGGCAAAGGCATTGTCGTATCTGGGTTACAAAGAGGGCGATGTGATGGAGATGAAGAACCGCAACACGGCGGGTAAGCATTGGATTATCACTTTTGCCGACTTTAAAAAAGCCCTGGCACCGTACACCCTCGATTTTGTGGCCGATGTTTCCAAAGGCGATGAGGAGGAAGACATAGAAGTATATAAAAAGAAATTAAAGGAGCTGGCCGACTATTACATCGAGAAAGGCCGTAGCGTTGCGTCCTTCTGGACCATGGGCTTCAACCAGCATACGCGGGGTTCCTGGGTCAACGAGCAGGCTTATATGGTGCATCTACTGCTGGGCAAGCAGGCACAACCGGGCAATGGCGCCTTTAGCCTTACCGGTCAGCCATCCGCCTGCGGAACTGCGCGCGAAGTGGGTACTTTTGCCCATCGCCTGCCGGCCGATATGGTAGTGGACAATCCGAAGCACCGTGCCATTGCAGAGAAGATATGGAAGTTACCCGAAGGCACGCTAAACGGTAAAATAGGCTCCCACACCATGAAAATTCATCGCGATCTGGAGGATGGACTTATCAAGTTTGCCTGGATAAATGTGTGCAACCCCTATCAGAATACAGCCAATGCCAACCACTGGCTTAAGGCCGCCCGAAAAATGGATAACTTTATCGTGTGCAGCGATGGGTATCCCGGCATATCTGCCAAGGTATCGGACTTGATTTTACCCTCGGCCATGATATTTGAAAAATGGGGCGCCTATGGCAATGCCGAACGACGGACCCAACACTGGAAACAGCAGGTAACGCCCGTTGGCGATGCCATGCCTGATATATGGCAATACGCCGAACTGGCCAAACGCTTTCAGATACGCGAAGTGTGGGGCGCACAAAAAATACCCGGACTGGAAGGGGGGCTTCCCGATGTGTTGCAACAAGCGCAGGACATGGGCTATAAACTGACGGATACATTGTACGACGTACTCTATGCCAACAAGGAAGCCAGGGCTTTTGCCTGGCCCGATCCGGTGGGCGACGGTGTAAAGAACACCGAAGCACAAGGTGATAAAAGAGGTGTTCGGGATGGCAGCGGTGAGAACTTTAAAGGGTATGGCTTTTTCTTGCAAAAATACCTGTGGGAAGAGTATCGGGAGTTTGGTGCCGGCCATGCGCACGATCTGGCGTATTTTGATGTTTACCATAAAGTACGGGGCTTAAAATGGCCCGTGGTAGATGGGAAAGAGACCCTATGGCGATTTAATTCTAAATACGATCCCTATGCCAAAAATGCCGGGATTGGCGATTTTGCTTTCTATGGGGAAGCCATGAAAACTTTGGCGCAGGGTGATTTGGTAAAACCCAACCCGGCAAAGCCTAAAAAGGAGATGAAGAACAGGGCAAAGATATTCTTCCGTCCGTATATGGAAGCGCCCGAGATACCCGATGCCGAGTATCCGATATGGTTAAGTACCGGCCGTGTGCTCGAACACTGGCACAGCGGCACCATGACCATGCGCGTGCCCGAATTGTACAGGGCGGTGCCCGAGGCTTTGTGTTATATGCACCCCAAAGATGCAGCTAAAAAAGGCTTTATCGACGGCGACCTCATTTGGATAGAATCGCGAAGAGGAAAGATAAAGGCACACGTGCAAACACGCGGTAGAAACAGGATGCCACGAGGGATGGTATTTGTACCCTGGTTCGACGAAAAGGTGTTTATCAATAAAGTTACATTGGATGCCACCTGCCCTCTCTCAAAGCAGACCGACTTTAAGAAGTGTGCCGTAAAATTATATAAAGCTTGATAAAAAAGATGAAACGACCATGAACTTTATTAATACTAAATTTCACACAGGAGAATAGCCTCCCGCAATGGCGGGACAGGCTATGTTAACGATAATTTGTAATAAACATTTTAATTTTTGGATAGATGCTTAGTGCTGGCAGGATCGGCCTCCTGAAAAATATTATAGGGCTCGAAGCGATGCCTTAGTAAGACCGGGAAGCTTCGAACTGGTTCGGAGATCACCCGGCCGCATTTGGGCATTGGAAAGAGACAGATGATATTTTTCGGCAGCCTTGATTTTCTTTGCTTACTTTCTTGTATCAAAACAAGAAAGTAAGAGCCCCTCCGGCTAGAGGAGAGTGCAGAAGTTTCATGTTTGGTAGAAAGTTTAGAGTGGTTTGTTTCTAATAAAAGTGCAGTGCATCATGCCAAATAGGGTTTTTCATACCGGGGCAACCCAGTCACCCTGTCTGCTAAAGGCAGTTTAATTAATTATACACGGATAAAATGAGTACGCGTCGCGAAATATTAAAAAAACTCTTCAAAGCATCGGTCGCTGCCGGTGGCGGAGGACTCCTCTGGGGTGCTGTCGCCGAGGGCAGCGTTTCGGCACCCCTCGCCCTGCGACCTCCGGGCGCGCTCGATGGCACTGACTTTATTCAGGCTTGCATCAAGTGCGGTAAATGTGTGGAGGCCTGCCCCTACGATACCTTGCAATTGGCCACCCCTACCCAAAACATGGGCGTGGGCACACCTTATTACACCCCGCGGCAGGTGCCTTGCTATTTGTGTACCGATTACCCTTGTACCGATGCTTGTCCGTCGGGGGCGCTGGATTTGGCTAAGCTCACGAAAGGGGATGCCAAGCCCGACATCAACAATGCCCGGATGGGATTGGCCGTTATCCATAAAGAAACCTGCATTGCCTATTGGGGCATTCAATGCGATGCCTGCTACCGCGCATGTCCGTTAATGGACGAGGCCATAGTGCTACAAAAGGTGAAAAATGAGGTAACCGGGAA comes from the Saccharicrinis carchari genome and includes:
- a CDS encoding MarC family protein, encoding MNELFSFGLLAFASFFTLINPLSSMPVFMTMTAELDQKDRVKTAKKAVLVAFVVIIIFAFTGQLLFKFFGISVNSFRIVGGVIFFIMGMDMLQARLGRVKIKDSEIKAYVADISITPLAIPMICGPGAITNAIVLMEDATTPTLKAVLIFTIILIMGVTYLIYYSGSRIIKFLGETGNNVMMRLMGLILMVIAVEFFFSGLKPIVLDIMN
- a CDS encoding cation:proton antiporter domain-containing protein — its product is MDLFILKQILIIFALSTLVNFIFTKIKIPTIVGYLLTGILAGPHLLALISAKHEIELLAEIGVILLLFTIGLEFSLTHLLKIRKLVFFGGLLQVSLTVGVFYVASNFYDLSWQSGLFIGFLSALSSSAIVLKLLQERSELTSNYGRTTLGILIFQDILLVPLLLFANLMGGDNVDITREILILSLKTAFIIGFVYVGSKWLLPMLLHMIAKTRNQELFMMSILLICLTIALLTYQLGMSLAFGAFLAGLMISNSQYSHSAFSNIVLFKDTFTSFFFVSIGMLLDLNFVIDNYQLVIISVVLVIVVKSVIAGGTGFIMGHTFRGTIVVGLALSQVGEFSFILAKIGQSNAIISDFYYQLFLAVAVITMALTPFLMRYSLPFANLLMKLPLPKILINGIFPLKEVDIPDIKSHLVIIGTDKSALSLSLMAKLNNLQQVSIVFDPMVAKEKLRGGDLTVYGDAVNEPILLKAHVETADIVIVSIGNLIPTMTIVEKVRRINPNAYIIVKAKNIDNLEQLYQLGADQILPEKLEIAIDLFTRILVKKSYPQREVSRILTHIRHLNLGKFSEKDIINPPTVFYELRNMSISAIKIEPDSEADRKTLLETQLRSKTGVTLVAIKRDTTIIEHPEPDIVFKANDIVYVLGKPEQVNLAYDLFSNPT
- a CDS encoding MgtC/SapB family protein is translated as MTTTDFILRLLAAMGAGLIIGFERQWQHKSAGLRTNTLVATGAALFVLLSINLTQYGGDSTRIIGQVVTGIGFLGAGIIFKEGSNVRGLTTAATVWCSAAIGSVAAGGYYWETLIGVVAVISINLLLNPLGLWLSKRK
- a CDS encoding 4Fe-4S dicluster domain-containing protein; translation: MSAENKPKNSRRYFLQKLGVVSAGAVSSAGMLTGCSSNDTSGTGEKVKLLDANNQLVEVDKSQLKTATKDTDQSYLLSRGRIGMPNRKFVMVIDLGKCKNARKCMTACQAAHQLKPEQHHINVLQMDDPVNGSTYFMPKLCQHCDNPPCVTVCPVDATFKRSDGIVLIDNERCIGCRFCIAACPYSARTFNWTEPRDAEEYKDVEYDMEKNVPQKKGTVTKCAFSADRVREGKLPYCVSACPNGVYYFGDSVEDLVTNGTTHETVRLSALLKDNAAYTLMPELGTMPRVYYLPPSVSKT
- the nrfD gene encoding NrfD/PsrC family molybdoenzyme membrane anchor subunit; the protein is MDLLKSKTPAVINEELLANVNWSTPSKIWLGSLFAILAACLFYYYLQLRDGLGVTGLSDFVSWGIYISNFVFFVAASLIGMLISSVMGLLGVKWIKPIARISEIIAVAFAMVAGLVIITDMGRPDRLHHVFMYGRIQSPIVWDIAVVMTYVTLSLLLLYLPLIPDMNLCEKNTSGLPRIQRKLYKILSLGWADKPEQFKLVKKYMRLLMVLIIPVALAIHTVTSWLFAMTLRAGWDSPIFGPYFVSGAFVAGCAAVIIAMYFYQKSFKLHHYITDVHFDKMGKLLVLVSLVYVYFNINEVIVPAYKFKGGDAEHLKSMLYGHDALLYWIVQVGGLIIPFVLLLLPAMRKPLPATIISVAVLAGAWFKRYLIVVPVQQHPYFPIQNVPEKFMHYSPTMPEIAITVGSFVLVLIIMTLLSKLFPVVPIWEMKEEIEQESGSKLSNN
- a CDS encoding c-type cytochrome, with product MKKSKNIIIITLATILLPCMVVKAQEAWVVPDAAKEEVSIFTFDEEFARAGEVIYNNACTSCHGDPTQGNFTPMAPPPGDVASEIFQNQPDGALFHKIAIGRGSMPGFGDALSTEEIWSLVAYIRSFNEDYKQPVPDLEGIEIPVLTLKLSFDDNVDKLVVKVFNDEGEGVPGASVSAFVKGLFGNMLLGKVQTNQLGISYFDVDYKLPGDSEGNIEMLVKASKGYGSIKKVQKLNITEPNVAESLIAGRNLWSTAKKTPIWLIAIFTISLISIWGAIAYVVLGLRKIKKLK
- the napA gene encoding nitrate reductase catalytic subunit NapA, translating into MELNRRNFIKSSAAVAAATAAGLTIPQSIQAAANEGENQWKWDKGVCRFCGTGCGIMVATRNDRIVAVKGDPLAPVNRGLNCIKGYFNAKIMYGADRLKKPLLRVDEQGNFSKAGKFKPVSWQRAFDEMEKHMKKALKELGPTGIAVFSSGQHTIMEGYAASKFMKAGFRSNNIDPNARHCMASAVVGFMQTFGIDEPSGNYDDIELTDTIVTWGANMAEMHPILWSRATDRKLSAPNRVKVVNLSTYSNRTSDVADTEIIFKPNTDLAIWNYIAHEIVFNHPEAIDWEFVNKYTEFVTGVVDIGYGMRTAEHEKFTDKEKETVRIESSKVLTKDEAKALSYLGYKEGDVMEMKNRNTAGKHWIITFADFKKALAPYTLDFVADVSKGDEEEDIEVYKKKLKELADYYIEKGRSVASFWTMGFNQHTRGSWVNEQAYMVHLLLGKQAQPGNGAFSLTGQPSACGTAREVGTFAHRLPADMVVDNPKHRAIAEKIWKLPEGTLNGKIGSHTMKIHRDLEDGLIKFAWINVCNPYQNTANANHWLKAARKMDNFIVCSDGYPGISAKVSDLILPSAMIFEKWGAYGNAERRTQHWKQQVTPVGDAMPDIWQYAELAKRFQIREVWGAQKIPGLEGGLPDVLQQAQDMGYKLTDTLYDVLYANKEARAFAWPDPVGDGVKNTEAQGDKRGVRDGSGENFKGYGFFLQKYLWEEYREFGAGHAHDLAYFDVYHKVRGLKWPVVDGKETLWRFNSKYDPYAKNAGIGDFAFYGEAMKTLAQGDLVKPNPAKPKKEMKNRAKIFFRPYMEAPEIPDAEYPIWLSTGRVLEHWHSGTMTMRVPELYRAVPEALCYMHPKDAAKKGFIDGDLIWIESRRGKIKAHVQTRGRNRMPRGMVFVPWFDEKVFINKVTLDATCPLSKQTDFKKCAVKLYKA
- the napG gene encoding ferredoxin-type protein NapG, producing MSTRREILKKLFKASVAAGGGGLLWGAVAEGSVSAPLALRPPGALDGTDFIQACIKCGKCVEACPYDTLQLATPTQNMGVGTPYYTPRQVPCYLCTDYPCTDACPSGALDLAKLTKGDAKPDINNARMGLAVIHKETCIAYWGIQCDACYRACPLMDEAIVLQKVKNEVTGKHANLQPVINSEVCTGCGLCEKVCVVEKAAIRVLPRDISTGKVGEHYIKSWEQDDEQRIESIKEAADSDKKDIESALDYLNDDEPLMD